From the genome of Chloroflexota bacterium, one region includes:
- a CDS encoding SDR family NAD(P)-dependent oxidoreductase, with protein MNISGKTAYITGGASGLGEATIKRLHDAGANVMIADFNRENGEALCKALGARAGFAEVDVTKTETVKDGIDLALQKFGAIHILVNCAGSGWVGKTADKYGPHDLDAFKQIVNLNLIGTFDCLRWAAFHMQNNEPGEDGERGVIINTASVAAFEPQMGQVAYAASKAAVVGLTLAVARDLARSGIRCCTIAPGTFDTPLTALMPQEMKDGITQHIPFPKRFGRPVEFAMLVQHIVENSFFNGDTIRLDGAVRFPPK; from the coding sequence ATGAACATTTCTGGAAAAACTGCATATATCACGGGAGGGGCGAGCGGCCTGGGGGAAGCCACGATCAAGCGCCTGCACGATGCCGGCGCAAACGTGATGATCGCGGACTTCAACCGCGAGAACGGAGAAGCCCTCTGCAAGGCGTTGGGAGCCAGGGCGGGCTTCGCTGAAGTCGATGTGACCAAGACAGAGACGGTGAAGGACGGCATCGATCTGGCTCTCCAGAAGTTCGGGGCCATTCATATTCTGGTGAATTGTGCCGGCAGCGGATGGGTGGGGAAGACCGCCGACAAATATGGCCCGCATGACCTTGATGCTTTCAAGCAGATCGTCAATCTGAATCTAATCGGGACCTTTGACTGCCTTCGTTGGGCAGCATTCCACATGCAGAACAACGAGCCGGGCGAAGATGGAGAGCGTGGGGTCATCATTAATACCGCCTCTGTAGCCGCCTTTGAGCCACAGATGGGTCAGGTGGCCTACGCCGCCTCCAAGGCCGCAGTGGTGGGGCTGACACTGGCGGTCGCCAGAGACTTGGCTCGTTCCGGCATCCGCTGTTGCACCATCGCCCCAGGGACGTTTGATACTCCTCTCACAGCACTCATGCCGCAGGAGATGAAGGATGGGATCACTCAACACATCCCGTTCCCGAAGCGTTTTGGGCGGCCGGTGGAGTTCGCCATGCTGGTTCAACACATTGTGGAGAACTCGTTCTTCAATGGAGATACCATCCGGCTGGACGGGGCTGTCCGTTTCCCGCCAAAGTAG
- a CDS encoding M48 family metallopeptidase — MVRTARCTSTFVGPGKTRLDGQIISYTIKRSATAKHVRLEVRSETGLTVVIPQSHNIRQITHLLKAKKGWILSKLAKYGQLESHTTEKQLRSGDTISYLGRDLELVVRHNHGNADSARLEWDRLVVSLRDGRGRPGLVLEQWYRVQAARLIKGKADKLSARLGLTYNRLMIRGQRTRWGSCSQKGNLSFNWKLIMAPEPVMDYVIVHELAHLKEMNHTKRFWELVGKHCPQWRDHRKWLKEHGFELAAALSD, encoded by the coding sequence ATGGTTCGAACAGCCCGTTGTACCTCGACCTTTGTCGGGCCAGGCAAAACCAGACTTGACGGCCAAATCATTTCATACACCATCAAGCGTAGTGCCACCGCAAAACACGTTCGGCTTGAGGTGAGATCAGAAACCGGGCTTACGGTAGTAATTCCCCAATCCCATAACATCAGGCAGATCACTCATCTGCTGAAGGCTAAGAAGGGCTGGATCCTGAGCAAGCTAGCCAAGTACGGGCAGCTCGAATCGCATACAACTGAAAAGCAACTCAGGAGTGGCGATACCATTTCCTACCTTGGCCGAGACTTAGAGTTGGTAGTAAGGCACAACCATGGCAATGCTGACAGCGCAAGATTAGAATGGGACAGGCTGGTAGTCAGCCTCAGAGATGGGAGGGGGAGACCGGGATTGGTGCTAGAGCAGTGGTACCGGGTGCAGGCTGCCAGACTCATAAAAGGAAAGGCAGATAAGCTAAGTGCTCGACTTGGACTTACCTATAACCGCCTCATGATACGGGGGCAAAGGACCCGTTGGGGTAGCTGTTCCCAGAAGGGGAACCTGAGCTTCAACTGGAAGCTAATAATGGCGCCGGAGCCTGTCATGGACTACGTAATCGTCCATGAACTTGCCCACTTGAAAGAGATGAATCACACAAAGAGGTTCTGGGAACTGGTAGGGAAACACTGCCCTCAATGGCGCGATCATCGGAAATGGCTCAAGGAGCATGGGTTTGAGCTGGCTGCGGCACTATCTGATTAA